From a single Priestia aryabhattai genomic region:
- a CDS encoding IS3 family transposase (programmed frameshift) codes for MTRRERRTFTEEFKQQMVQLYQSGKPRKEIIREYDLTPSSLDKWVEQSQTSGSFKEKDNLTEEQQELMELRKRNKQLEMENDIFKASRADTRTKVKVIKNNQHKYSISAMCKVLQLSRSTYYYEAKERPTEDDVTTAIIDIFHANRQIYGTRKVKHELKKQGKVVSRRRIGRIMKEQGLVSIYTVAQFKPRSTEPNESEHKNELNRRFKQERALSVVVSDLTYVRVDKKWSYIYVFVDLFNREIIGYSVGPNKDALLVYRAFASIKANLHQIRLFHTDRGNEFKNKLIDKALEAFTIGRSLSMKGCPYDNAVAEATFKIIKTEFVNGRNFTSLEGLTRELQDYVYWFNHVRIHGTLDYMSPIQYKMKHLKKTV; via the exons ATGACCAGAAGAGAACGTCGAACATTTACAGAGGAATTTAAACAACAGATGGTGCAGCTATATCAGAGTGGAAAGCCGAGAAAAGAGATTATTCGTGAATATGACTTGACTCCTTCCTCTTTAGATAAGTGGGTGGAGCAAAGTCAAACGTCTGGTTCGTTTAAAGAAAAAGATAATCTGACCGAGGAACAACAAGAATTGATGGAGCTTCGCAAACGAAATAAACAATTAGAAATGGAGAATGATATTT TTAAAGCAAGCCGCGCTGATACTAGGACGAAAGTAAAAGTGATCAAGAATAATCAGCACAAATACTCGATATCAGCAATGTGCAAAGTCCTACAACTCTCAAGAAGTACGTATTATTATGAAGCGAAGGAGCGTCCGACAGAAGATGACGTTACCACTGCAATCATAGACATTTTCCATGCCAATCGTCAGATTTATGGGACACGCAAGGTTAAGCATGAGCTAAAGAAACAAGGAAAAGTCGTCTCAAGACGCCGCATTGGTCGTATCATGAAAGAACAAGGGTTAGTTTCTATCTACACAGTAGCTCAGTTTAAACCACGCTCTACTGAACCAAATGAATCAGAACATAAAAACGAATTGAACCGACGGTTCAAGCAAGAGAGAGCGTTGTCCGTTGTCGTCAGTGATCTCACATATGTAAGAGTGGATAAAAAATGGTCTTACATATATGTATTTGTCGATCTCTTTAATCGAGAAATTATCGGTTATAGCGTAGGGCCTAATAAGGATGCCTTATTAGTTTACCGAGCATTTGCATCAATAAAAGCGAATCTTCATCAAATCCGGCTCTTCCATACGGACCGAGGAAATGAGTTTAAAAACAAGCTCATAGATAAAGCACTAGAGGCATTTACGATCGGACGATCGTTAAGCATGAAAGGTTGTCCATATGACAACGCGGTCGCTGAAGCAACCTTTAAAATCATTAAAACGGAATTTGTGAACGGACGGAATTTTACTAGTTTAGAAGGATTAACAAGGGAGTTACAGGACTATGTCTATTGGTTTAATCACGTGCGTATCCATGGGACACTTGATTATATGAGTCCGATTCAATACAAAATGAAACACCTTAAAAAAACTGTCTAG